A stretch of the Pseudalkalibacillus hwajinpoensis genome encodes the following:
- a CDS encoding heptaprenyl diphosphate synthase component 1, producing the protein MTNPKESTHKKIAGVRDMLQSRLSHSYLLRFIDFPVIDEEKLYVFYGILEQAKLEHKRKQDTLLSIMLVQIALDTHELISLDNIENESERKNRQLTVLAGDYFSSMYYHILSKWGDNGLIRTLSEAIQEINEAKMAFYQTDYTSIESVFDNIKTIESILVRKVAEHYGLNNWSNFGTHYFYMNRLLVERKKGLIQSGSDVLYKIAATLLSVKDAKLTTNQVSKVRIVLDSYISHAKKEMDQLLHNHSELHHLFQKRFEYNWGLLGIQEKKMAEEG; encoded by the coding sequence ATGACAAATCCGAAAGAAAGTACACATAAAAAAATAGCAGGAGTTCGAGACATGCTTCAGTCTCGCCTATCCCATTCATATTTGCTTCGATTTATTGATTTTCCAGTTATTGATGAAGAGAAGCTATATGTGTTCTATGGCATATTAGAACAAGCGAAGCTCGAACATAAAAGAAAGCAGGATACGCTCCTGTCCATCATGCTTGTGCAGATTGCACTTGATACGCATGAATTAATCTCACTCGATAATATTGAGAACGAAAGTGAACGGAAAAATCGTCAGCTAACGGTGCTTGCTGGTGACTATTTTAGTAGCATGTATTATCATATTCTTTCTAAGTGGGGAGATAATGGTCTGATTCGTACTCTTTCAGAGGCCATTCAGGAAATAAATGAGGCAAAGATGGCTTTTTATCAAACGGACTATACATCAATTGAATCCGTCTTTGATAACATAAAGACGATTGAGTCTATATTAGTTCGGAAAGTTGCTGAACATTATGGTTTAAATAACTGGAGCAATTTTGGAACTCACTATTTTTATATGAACCGTCTTCTTGTTGAACGTAAGAAGGGGCTCATTCAATCTGGGTCCGATGTCCTTTATAAGATTGCTGCTACGCTTCTATCGGTTAAAGATGCGAAGCTTACAACCAATCAAGTTTCTAAAGTAAGAATTGTCCTGGACTCTTATATTTCACATGCGAAGAAAGAGATGGATCAGCTACTTCATAACCATTCAGAGCTTCATCATCTGTTTCAGAAGCGATTTGAATATAATTGGGGTTTACTGGGCATACAGGAAAAGAAAATGGCGGAAGAGGGATAA
- the mtrB gene encoding trp RNA-binding attenuation protein MtrB, whose translation MKSDSNDFFVIKALENGVNVIGLTRGSDTRFHHSEKLDKGEVMIAQFTEHTSAVKVRGKAVIQTEHGEISTEE comes from the coding sequence ATGAAGAGTGATAGCAACGATTTTTTTGTAATTAAAGCACTTGAAAATGGTGTGAACGTTATTGGGTTGACGCGTGGATCTGATACAAGATTTCATCATTCAGAGAAACTAGATAAAGGCGAAGTTATGATTGCCCAATTCACGGAGCATACATCTGCGGTTAAGGTGAGAGGAAAAGCTGTCATTCAAACAGAACATGGTGAAATAAGTACGGAAGAGTAA
- the folE gene encoding GTP cyclohydrolase I FolE, translated as MYEVNHEKIQEAVKMILEAIGEDPEREGLLDTPKRVARMYEEIFQGLHQDPKEHFQTIFGEDHEELVLVKDIPFYSTCEHHLVPFFGKAHVAYIPKGGKVTGLSKLARAVESVTKRPQLQERITSTIANSMVDTLDPHGVMVVVEAEHMCMTMRGVKKPGSSTVTSAVRGVFENDAAARSEVLGLIKG; from the coding sequence ATGTACGAAGTTAATCATGAAAAAATACAAGAAGCAGTGAAAATGATCCTTGAAGCGATCGGTGAAGATCCTGAGCGTGAAGGATTGTTGGATACTCCAAAACGTGTAGCAAGAATGTACGAAGAAATCTTTCAGGGGCTGCATCAGGATCCAAAAGAGCATTTTCAGACTATTTTTGGAGAAGACCACGAGGAGCTTGTTTTAGTTAAAGATATACCTTTTTATTCAACTTGCGAGCACCATCTTGTTCCTTTCTTCGGAAAAGCGCATGTTGCCTATATTCCAAAAGGCGGGAAGGTAACAGGACTTAGTAAGCTAGCAAGAGCTGTTGAATCTGTAACGAAGCGTCCACAGCTTCAAGAGCGAATTACATCTACAATAGCAAATTCGATGGTAGATACATTAGATCCACATGGTGTTATGGTCGTAGTTGAGGCAGAACACATGTGTATGACTATGAGAGGCGTTAAGAAGCCTGGTTCATCAACCGTTACATCAGCAGTAAGAGGCGTGTTTGAAAATGACGCTGCTGCACGATCTGAAGTACTTGGTTTGATCAAGGGCTAA